One segment of Streptomyces sp. NBC_00576 DNA contains the following:
- a CDS encoding peptidoglycan-binding protein, which produces MTITATRKRIATALGATLAVGALALSASPASAAKSDGYVRGYDSYKGDWSDEGELQFDAGAWYDDNNAVCLWQKILWAEGADETDGSNFDASDVDGQFGPNTRGATENLQDHWNLGVDGVVGGGTFGRADDELKVTGGSEARGEQLNMTYYGDLHSFSVVRNSEGKYSFRDGDDIWRIAGYGYRTCS; this is translated from the coding sequence ATGACCATCACCGCAACACGGAAGCGCATCGCCACAGCCCTCGGCGCCACCCTGGCCGTCGGCGCCCTCGCCCTGAGCGCGTCCCCAGCCTCGGCAGCCAAGTCCGATGGCTACGTCCGCGGCTACGATTCCTACAAGGGCGACTGGAGCGACGAGGGAGAGCTGCAATTTGACGCCGGCGCGTGGTACGACGACAACAACGCCGTCTGCCTGTGGCAGAAGATCCTCTGGGCTGAGGGCGCGGACGAAACGGACGGCTCGAACTTCGATGCTTCTGACGTCGACGGCCAGTTCGGCCCGAACACCCGTGGGGCAACGGAGAATCTGCAGGATCACTGGAACCTAGGCGTCGACGGGGTCGTGGGTGGCGGAACCTTCGGCCGCGCCGACGACGAGCTCAAGGTGACGGGCGGCAGCGAGGCCAGGGGCGAGCAGCTCAACATGACGTACTACGGAGACCTTCACAGCTTCTCCGTGGTGCGCAACAGCGAGGGGAAGTACTCCTTCAGGGACGGGGACGACATCTGGCGCATCGCCGGCTACGGATACCGGACCTGCAGCTGA
- a CDS encoding tyrosine-type recombinase/integrase, which translates to MSDRSAVGPKVRGLGLGALAVVRDLREHWAPASAEELERFETDALSGFVLARASAGLADGTIRGDVGHLDQIRTWFGRPLWDMEPADADAYFGKVLRGSPSGTRLARSQALSTYFMFLELRHKVELHRMTGRVIECPIDEMNKPRGAKDAQLRIPPSEPEVGALFTGWGGELATCRKFAPTARNYTASKLLSQVGLRVSEACGLDLDDIKWDLGRFGKLHVRHGKGARGSGPRERMVPLINGADRTLRWFIEDVWGQFDDDHTRPGTPLFPSERKNADGSSRRVGDDALRNGLKDAAKVHLPGWGEKLTPHVLRHFCASQLYGSGLDLLAIQEVLGHSWIATTMRYIHVQQTRVEDAWVAGMERAAKRLEGLV; encoded by the coding sequence GTGTCCGACCGATCCGCAGTCGGGCCGAAGGTGAGGGGGCTCGGGTTGGGGGCGCTGGCAGTTGTACGGGACCTGCGCGAGCACTGGGCGCCCGCGTCGGCGGAGGAACTAGAGAGATTCGAGACCGACGCGCTGTCCGGGTTTGTCCTCGCACGCGCCTCGGCAGGACTGGCGGACGGCACGATCCGCGGGGATGTCGGACACCTGGACCAGATCAGAACCTGGTTCGGCCGACCGCTGTGGGATATGGAGCCGGCCGACGCTGACGCGTACTTCGGGAAGGTGCTGCGTGGCTCGCCGAGCGGCACCCGGCTGGCCCGGTCCCAGGCGCTGAGCACGTACTTCATGTTCCTGGAGCTGCGGCACAAGGTCGAACTGCACCGGATGACCGGCCGGGTCATCGAGTGCCCGATCGACGAGATGAACAAGCCGCGCGGCGCGAAGGACGCCCAACTGCGGATTCCACCGAGCGAGCCGGAGGTCGGGGCGCTCTTCACCGGCTGGGGCGGTGAGCTGGCCACCTGCCGCAAGTTCGCCCCTACCGCCAGGAACTACACCGCCTCGAAGCTGCTGTCCCAGGTCGGCCTGCGAGTGAGCGAGGCATGCGGGCTCGACCTGGATGACATCAAGTGGGACCTGGGCCGCTTCGGCAAACTCCACGTCCGCCATGGCAAGGGCGCCCGCGGATCGGGCCCACGCGAACGGATGGTCCCGCTGATCAACGGCGCCGACCGAACCCTTCGGTGGTTCATCGAGGATGTCTGGGGCCAGTTCGACGACGACCACACCCGCCCCGGCACCCCGCTGTTTCCCTCCGAGCGCAAGAACGCCGACGGTTCCTCACGTCGGGTGGGCGACGATGCCCTGCGCAATGGGCTCAAGGACGCGGCCAAAGTGCACCTGCCCGGGTGGGGCGAGAAGCTGACACCGCACGTCCTGCGACATTTCTGCGCGTCCCAACTCTACGGAAGCGGACTGGACTTGCTCGCAATCCAGGAGGTTTTGGGACACTCGTGGATCGCCACCACGATGCGATACATCCACGTCCAGCAGACCCGGGTCGAGGACGCCTGGGTCGCCGGGATGGAACGGGCCGCGAAGCGGTTGGAAGGACTGGTCTGA
- a CDS encoding helix-turn-helix domain-containing protein, which translates to MRWNLRLTAANKGVWKASELQRNLAEHGLVISAGKMSGLWSGQPVSLKLEDLDVICVVLGCEISDLLIPEPEKVGRPEQAETERAAVGAGTATPAVIPKRRDGRSLPPA; encoded by the coding sequence ATGAGGTGGAACCTGCGGCTGACCGCCGCGAACAAAGGGGTCTGGAAGGCTTCCGAGCTCCAGCGGAACCTGGCCGAGCACGGCTTGGTGATCTCGGCGGGGAAGATGTCGGGCCTGTGGTCCGGGCAGCCCGTCTCGCTCAAGCTGGAGGACCTGGACGTCATCTGCGTCGTCCTCGGCTGCGAGATCAGCGACCTGCTGATCCCCGAGCCGGAAAAGGTCGGCCGCCCGGAGCAGGCGGAGACGGAACGAGCGGCAGTCGGCGCGGGGACTGCCACACCGGCAGTGATCCCCAAGCGCCGGGATGGCCGATCCCTCCCGCCGGCCTGA
- a CDS encoding ankyrin repeat domain-containing protein has protein sequence MSDYWTPAHHAVEHEDAETLARLLAHGTDPDEAFSNMTLLTHAIDAEGDGSLQSGQPLTVHTTAVLLAFGADPELADPDGRTPMDIAKHYGHDLAVKLLRTHISGRAAGNR, from the coding sequence GTGAGCGACTACTGGACACCCGCGCATCACGCGGTCGAGCACGAGGATGCCGAGACCCTGGCCCGGTTGCTGGCCCACGGTACCGATCCTGATGAGGCCTTCAGCAACATGACGCTGCTGACGCACGCGATCGACGCCGAGGGCGACGGCTCCCTGCAGAGCGGCCAACCGTTGACCGTGCACACCACTGCCGTGCTGCTGGCCTTCGGGGCTGACCCGGAGCTCGCCGATCCAGACGGTCGCACCCCCATGGACATCGCCAAGCACTACGGCCACGACCTGGCGGTGAAACTGCTGCGGACCCACATCAGCGGCCGAGCCGCCGGTAACAGATGA
- a CDS encoding IS5 family transposase (programmed frameshift): protein MVERLVPDELWALFQRVVPEAPSRPQGGGRRRHGDREVLAAIVFVATSGCTWQQLPAASFGPSGATAHRRFTEWTKARVWAKLHRLVLDELGSRGDLDWSRCAIDSVNMRALKKGDLTGPNPVDRGKYGSKIHLITERTGLPLSVGISGANVHDSQALIPLVKGIPPVRSRRGPRRRKPDKLHADKGYDYAHLRRWLSSRGIRHRIARKGVESSQRLGRHRWTIERTMSWLAGCRRLHRRYERKAEHFLAFTSIACTLICYRRLGR, encoded by the exons ATCGTTGAGCGGCTGGTGCCGGACGAGTTGTGGGCGCTGTTTCAGCGGGTGGTTCCGGAGGCGCCCTCACGGCCTCAGGGCGGTGGTCGGCGGCGGCACGGTGACCGTGAAGTGCTGGCTGCCATCGTGTTCGTGGCAACGTCCGGTTGCACCTGGCAGCAGTTGCCGGCCGCGTCCTTCGGGCCGTCCGGCGCGACGGCTCACCGCCGCTTCACCGAGTGGACGAAGGCCAGGGTCTGGGCGAAGCTCCACCGCCTTGTCCTTGACGAACTCGGCTCCCGCGGTGACCTGGACTGGTCTCGGTGTGCGATCGACTCAGTGAACATGCGCGCCCTGAAAA AGGGGGACCTGACAGGTCCGAATCCTGTCGACCGGGGCAAGTACGGCTCAAAGATCCACTTGATCACGGAGCGGACCGGTCTGCCCCTGTCCGTGGGAATATCGGGTGCCAACGTCCATGACAGCCAGGCCCTGATCCCGCTCGTGAAGGGCATACCGCCGGTCCGCTCCCGCCGGGGACCCCGACGTCGCAAGCCCGACAAGCTTCATGCCGACAAGGGCTACGACTATGCCCACCTGCGGCGATGGTTAAGCAGCCGAGGCATCCGGCACCGTATCGCCCGCAAGGGAGTTGAGAGCTCCCAGCGGTTGGGACGTCACCGTTGGACGATCGAACGCACCATGTCCTGGCTCGCCGGCTGCCGCCGTCTCCACCGTCGTTATGAGCGCAAGGCCGAGCATTTCCTCGCTTTCACGAGCATCGCCTGCACCCTCATCTGTTACCGGCGGCTCGGCCGCTGA
- a CDS encoding IS256 family transposase, whose translation MTSNNVTEPEAVEPSEAPAKSVDNRLIDELVGRAQAEGLQLTGEGGLLQQLTKRLLESALEGEITDHLGYDKHDPAGKNGGNSRNGTRAKTVLTDVGPVEIAVPRDREGSFEPKIVKKRQKRLSGVDEMVISLAAKGLTTGEVQAHLAEVYGAEVSRQTISTITDKVLDGMAEWQNRPLDAVYPVIFIDAIHVKIRDGAVANRPIYVALAVTVEGRRDILGLWAGDGGEGAKHWMHILTEIKNRGVNDVLMLVCDGLKGLPDAVEAVWPRTTVQTCVVHLLRNSFRYAARQDWDKIARVLKPVYTAATEEAALERFAEFADAWGRKYPAIVRLWENAWEEFTPFLRFDTEIRRIVCTTNAIESVNARIRRAVKARGHFATEQAALKCVYMAIMSLDPTGKGQARWTMRWKTALNAFDITFDGRLSAARQ comes from the coding sequence ATGACCAGCAACAACGTGACTGAGCCCGAGGCCGTCGAGCCGTCTGAGGCGCCGGCGAAGTCTGTGGACAACCGACTGATTGACGAGCTGGTGGGCCGGGCTCAGGCCGAGGGCCTTCAGCTGACCGGCGAGGGCGGGCTGCTCCAGCAGCTGACCAAGCGGCTCCTGGAGTCCGCTCTCGAGGGTGAGATCACCGACCATCTCGGCTATGACAAACACGATCCGGCCGGGAAGAACGGCGGCAACTCACGGAACGGCACCCGGGCCAAGACCGTGTTGACCGATGTCGGCCCGGTGGAGATAGCCGTGCCCCGCGACCGGGAAGGCAGCTTCGAGCCGAAGATCGTCAAGAAGCGGCAGAAGCGTCTGTCCGGCGTGGACGAGATGGTCATCTCGCTCGCGGCGAAGGGCCTGACGACCGGTGAGGTCCAGGCCCACCTGGCCGAAGTCTATGGGGCCGAGGTGTCCCGGCAGACGATCTCAACGATCACCGACAAGGTTCTCGACGGGATGGCCGAATGGCAGAACCGGCCCCTCGACGCCGTCTATCCCGTGATCTTCATTGACGCCATCCACGTGAAGATCCGTGACGGGGCGGTTGCCAACAGGCCCATTTACGTGGCCCTGGCGGTCACTGTCGAGGGTCGGCGGGACATCCTCGGGCTGTGGGCGGGCGACGGCGGCGAGGGCGCCAAGCACTGGATGCACATCCTCACCGAGATCAAGAATCGCGGTGTGAACGACGTCCTCATGCTGGTCTGCGACGGGCTCAAGGGCCTGCCTGACGCGGTCGAGGCCGTCTGGCCCCGCACCACGGTCCAGACCTGCGTGGTGCACCTGCTGCGGAACTCCTTCCGTTATGCCGCCCGCCAGGACTGGGACAAGATCGCCCGCGTCCTCAAGCCCGTCTACACCGCGGCGACCGAGGAGGCCGCACTCGAGCGGTTCGCCGAGTTCGCCGATGCCTGGGGCCGGAAGTATCCGGCGATCGTGCGGCTCTGGGAGAACGCGTGGGAGGAGTTCACCCCGTTCCTCCGCTTCGACACCGAGATCCGGCGCATCGTCTGCACCACCAACGCGATCGAGTCCGTCAACGCCAGGATCCGGCGGGCGGTCAAAGCCCGCGGACATTTCGCCACCGAGCAGGCCGCATTGAAGTGCGTCTACATGGCCATCATGTCCCTGGACCCCACCGGCAAGGGACAAGCCCGCTGGACCATGCGCTGGAAGACCGCACTCAACGCCTTCGACATCACCTTCGACGGCCGCCTCTCGGCAGCCCGTCAGTAA
- a CDS encoding MmyB family transcriptional regulator: MLRAEAGREPQDRALRELIGELSTISPEFRGQWAAHDVRIRHDGAKRLWHSEVGELELTYHSLDLPVSHRAMHDLTLYTAEPGTTSEDRLKLLASLAATRPQAAEPADQPRQAAPSSLAPRSGTGENRPPTP; the protein is encoded by the coding sequence CTGCTGCGCGCGGAAGCCGGACGCGAACCCCAGGACCGGGCCCTGCGCGAACTCATCGGCGAGCTGTCCACGATCAGTCCCGAGTTCCGCGGCCAGTGGGCCGCGCACGACGTCCGCATCCGCCACGACGGCGCCAAGCGGCTGTGGCACTCCGAGGTCGGCGAGCTGGAGCTGACCTACCATTCCCTGGACTTGCCCGTGTCCCACCGGGCCATGCACGACCTGACCCTCTACACCGCCGAACCCGGCACCACATCCGAAGACCGGCTCAAACTCCTGGCCAGCCTGGCAGCAACCCGGCCTCAGGCAGCAGAGCCCGCTGACCAGCCGCGCCAAGCTGCGCCGTCCTCGCTCGCACCCCGATCCGGCACCGGCGAAAACCGCCCACCCACGCCCTGA